In one window of Cryptococcus neoformans var. neoformans B-3501A chromosome 11, whole genome shotgun sequence DNA:
- a CDS encoding hypothetical protein (Match to EST gb|CF192559.1|CF192559; HMMPfam hit to PUA, PUA domain, score: 54.5, E(): 2.9e-13), which yields MFKKFNPKEDVSSSTSLKSSVQRNIRSSILSQITYLSLPAWKDQSAATEASIEHAEPAAEEKEKEEPTSGKGKGGKKGGKGKGGKGKGKDKEEKEEKEDDGEGAGVESVLDEFWPKKEALGLTKCHDRISIFTIHSVPIFFQHFDGPFIPTLKLLHKYPDMLPRVQIDRGAIKFLLAGANMMAPGLLSAGGKLPDGLGKDTIVAIQAEGKQHACGIGKLVASSADIKKAGKGVAVETICWIGDDLWKVDTIGL from the exons ATGTTCAAGAA ATTTAACCCCAAGGAAGAtgtctcttcctctacttCCCTCAAGTCTTCTGTCCAGCGTAATATTAGATCATCCATTCTCTCACAAATAACATACTTGTCTCTCCCAGCTTGGAAGGATCAGTCTGCCGCTACAGAGGCTTCCATAGAACACGCCGAGCCTGCGgctgaggaaaaggagaaagaggaacCAACTTCTGGGAAGGGCAAAGGTGGGAAGAAAGGCggcaagggaaagggggggaagggaaaaggaaaggataaggaagaaaaggaggaaaaggaagatgacggTGAGGGTGCGGGTGTCGAGAGTGTGCTTGACGAGTTTTGgccgaagaaggaagctcTAGGATTGACTAAATG CCACGATCGAATATCAATCTTCACCATCCACTCAGtgcccatcttcttccagcacTTCGATGGCCCTTTTATCCCGACTTTAAAGCTTTTACATAAGT ATCCTGACATGCTTCCTCGTGTTCAAATCGATCGAGGGGCGATCAAGTTTCTTCTAGCT GGTGCGAACATGATGGCCCCTGGTCTCTTGTCTGCGGGGGGTAAACTGCCTGACGGTCTGGGAAAGGATACTATTGTCGCCATCCAAGCTGAAGGTAAGCAGCACGCATGTGGTATTGGTAAGCTTGTGGCGTCAAGTGCCGATATCAAGAAGGCTGGTAAGGGCGTAGCTGTTGAGACCATTTGCTGGATTGG CGATGATCTCTGGAAAGTAGATACCATCGGCCTCTAG